From Streptomyces sp. NBC_00683, one genomic window encodes:
- the cysS gene encoding cysteine--tRNA ligase, with protein sequence MTIRLHDTNARQIRDFVPLTAGCVSIYLCGATVQAAPHIGHIRSGLNFDIMRRWFEYRGYDVTFIRNVTDIDDKIIKKSAEQGRPWWSIGYENERAFNDGYDALGCLPPTYEPRATGHITEMVEMMRGLIERGHAYEADGNVYFDVRSYEGYLELSNQDLDDLRQPSGEGETGKRDKRDFAMWKSAKPGEPSWETPWGRGRPGWHLECSAMAHKYLGSAFDIHGGGIDLIFPHHENEIAQAKAFGDDFAKYWVHNGWVTLAGEKMSKSLGNSVLVSEMVKQWRPIVLRYYLGTPHYRSMIEYSEEALREAESAFARIEGFVQRVVEKAGGEVAPAAEVPPAFAEAMDDDLGVPQALAIVHTTVRQGNSALAADDKEAAVARLAEVRAMLGVLGLDPLDPHWAGESDRGEDLHGVVDTLVRLVLDQRQSARERKDWPAADAIRDQLNQSGLVIEDSPNGPRWTLGPR encoded by the coding sequence GTGACTATTCGCCTGCATGACACCAACGCCCGGCAGATCCGTGACTTCGTCCCGCTCACAGCGGGCTGTGTCTCGATCTACCTCTGTGGCGCGACTGTGCAGGCCGCCCCGCACATCGGGCACATCAGGTCCGGACTGAACTTCGACATCATGCGCCGCTGGTTCGAATACCGCGGGTACGACGTGACGTTCATCCGGAATGTCACCGACATCGACGACAAGATCATCAAGAAGTCGGCCGAGCAGGGCCGCCCGTGGTGGTCCATCGGCTACGAGAACGAGCGCGCGTTCAACGACGGCTACGACGCCCTGGGCTGCCTCCCGCCCACGTACGAACCGCGCGCCACCGGCCACATCACCGAGATGGTCGAGATGATGCGCGGCCTCATCGAGCGCGGCCACGCCTACGAGGCCGACGGCAACGTCTACTTCGACGTGCGCTCGTACGAGGGATATCTCGAGCTCTCCAACCAGGACCTGGACGACCTGCGCCAGCCGTCCGGCGAGGGCGAGACCGGCAAGCGCGACAAGCGCGACTTCGCGATGTGGAAGTCGGCCAAGCCAGGCGAGCCCAGCTGGGAGACGCCCTGGGGCCGCGGCCGCCCCGGGTGGCACCTGGAGTGCTCCGCGATGGCGCACAAGTACCTCGGCAGCGCCTTCGACATCCACGGCGGCGGCATCGACCTGATCTTCCCGCACCACGAGAACGAGATCGCCCAGGCCAAGGCCTTCGGCGACGACTTCGCGAAGTACTGGGTGCACAACGGCTGGGTCACCCTCGCCGGCGAGAAGATGTCGAAGTCCCTCGGCAACTCCGTGCTGGTCAGCGAGATGGTCAAGCAGTGGCGCCCCATCGTCCTGCGCTACTACCTCGGTACCCCGCACTACCGCTCCATGATCGAGTACAGCGAGGAAGCACTGAGGGAGGCCGAGTCCGCGTTCGCGCGGATCGAGGGCTTCGTCCAGCGCGTCGTCGAGAAGGCGGGGGGCGAGGTCGCACCGGCCGCCGAGGTGCCGCCCGCGTTCGCCGAGGCGATGGACGACGACCTGGGCGTCCCGCAGGCGCTCGCGATCGTCCACACCACCGTCCGCCAGGGCAACTCCGCCCTCGCCGCCGACGACAAGGAAGCAGCGGTCGCCCGCCTCGCCGAGGTGCGCGCCATGCTCGGAGTCCTCGGCCTGGACCCGCTCGACCCGCACTGGGCGGGCGAGAGCGACCGCGGCGAGGACCTCCACGGAGTCGTCGACACCCTCGTACGCCTCGTCCTGGACCAGCGCCAGTCGGCACGCGAGCGCAAGGACTGGCCGGCTGCCGACGCCATCCGCGATCAGCTCAACCAGTCCGGCCTCGTCATCGAGGACAGCCCGAACGGCCCCAGGTGGACCCTCGGCCCGCGCTGA
- a CDS encoding NUDIX hydrolase produces MGVERYERLRAERPALFANQPGGIEILTEPDAVSAAGGVLYEDPYVVLLRDPVRFPDGSTGTYIRSISPTPEQGCVVLPLLDGKVVLVEHFRHSTRSWQWEVPRGFGTAGMEPGANAEKELREEIGAVALEIVPLGELHPDTGVTADRVSLFAARIEALGPLETAEGIRSAVTVPFAEAEAMVADGRITDAFTISVLMRARLAGLTA; encoded by the coding sequence ATGGGTGTCGAGCGGTACGAACGGCTGCGTGCGGAGCGTCCGGCGCTGTTCGCGAATCAGCCCGGCGGTATCGAGATCCTCACCGAGCCTGACGCGGTCTCGGCGGCGGGCGGGGTGCTGTACGAGGACCCGTACGTCGTGCTGCTGCGCGATCCGGTGCGCTTCCCCGACGGCTCCACGGGTACGTACATCCGCTCGATCAGCCCCACACCGGAGCAGGGTTGTGTGGTGCTTCCGCTCCTCGACGGCAAGGTGGTGCTGGTCGAGCACTTCCGGCACTCGACGCGTTCCTGGCAGTGGGAGGTGCCGCGCGGTTTCGGCACGGCGGGCATGGAGCCCGGGGCGAACGCGGAGAAGGAACTGCGGGAGGAGATCGGCGCGGTGGCCCTGGAGATCGTCCCTCTGGGTGAACTTCACCCGGACACGGGGGTGACGGCCGACCGGGTGTCGCTCTTCGCGGCACGGATCGAGGCGCTGGGGCCCCTGGAAACAGCCGAGGGGATCCGCAGCGCCGTCACGGTGCCGTTCGCCGAGGCGGAGGCGATGGTGGCCGACGGGCGCATCACGGACGCCTTCACGATCTCGGTGCTGATGAGGGCGAGGCTGGCGGGCCTGACGGCGTGA
- the rlmB gene encoding 23S rRNA (guanosine(2251)-2'-O)-methyltransferase RlmB, which translates to MAGNSQRRNRRTSNKKGMQVGSGGNRRRGLEGKGPTPPAADRKGHKKNRVANAQAKQAAARRPAPRRGGTKGTSEMVVGRNPVFEALRDGVPATTLYVQQYIDNDERVREAIQLAGERGGIHLMEAPRPELDRMTNGLNHQGLVLQVPPYEYAHPEDLTAAAYDNNEEPLIVALDGVTDPRNLGAIVRSVNAFGGHGVVVPERRAAGMTAGAWKSSAGTAARTPVSRVTNLTRALEGYQKAGITVVGLAADGEHTVEDLEALAGPVVIVIGSEGKGLGRLVGETCDYRVRISMPGGAESLNAGVAAGIVLYEVARRRA; encoded by the coding sequence ATGGCCGGGAACAGCCAGCGCAGGAACCGCCGCACGTCCAACAAGAAGGGCATGCAGGTCGGCAGCGGCGGTAACCGACGCCGCGGTCTCGAGGGCAAGGGACCCACGCCGCCTGCCGCCGACCGCAAGGGACACAAGAAGAACCGGGTGGCGAACGCCCAGGCCAAGCAGGCCGCGGCCCGCCGCCCCGCCCCGCGCCGCGGTGGCACCAAGGGCACGTCGGAAATGGTCGTCGGCCGCAACCCGGTCTTCGAGGCCCTGCGTGACGGTGTCCCCGCGACCACCCTCTACGTGCAGCAATACATCGACAACGACGAGCGGGTCCGCGAGGCCATCCAGCTCGCCGGCGAGCGCGGCGGCATCCACCTCATGGAGGCCCCGCGCCCCGAGCTCGACCGGATGACGAACGGCCTGAACCACCAGGGCCTCGTCCTCCAGGTCCCGCCGTACGAGTACGCGCACCCCGAGGACCTCACCGCCGCCGCGTACGACAACAACGAGGAGCCGCTGATCGTCGCCCTCGACGGCGTCACCGACCCGCGCAACCTCGGCGCGATCGTCCGCTCGGTCAACGCGTTCGGCGGCCACGGCGTCGTCGTCCCCGAGCGCCGCGCGGCCGGTATGACCGCCGGTGCCTGGAAGTCCTCCGCGGGCACGGCCGCCCGTACCCCGGTCTCCCGGGTCACCAACCTGACCCGCGCCCTCGAGGGCTACCAGAAGGCCGGCATCACCGTCGTCGGCCTCGCCGCGGACGGCGAGCACACGGTCGAGGACCTCGAGGCCCTCGCAGGCCCCGTCGTCATCGTCATCGGCAGCGAGGGCAAGGGCCTCGGCCGACTCGTCGGCGAGACCTGTGACTACCGGGTCAGGATCTCGATGCCGGGCGGCGCCGAGTCCCTGAACGCCGGAGTCGCCGCAGGCATCGTCCTGTACGAGGTCGCACGCCGCCGCGCGTGA